ACACGCTGGAAGCGCTCGACAGCGTTATCGCCTCGCGTCTGCTGCAGCTGGCGCTGGAAGCGGCGCGTCAGGTTATCGGCCAGGCGACCGCGGTCGACGGCTCTGCCCTGCTGCGTCAGATTCAGCAGATGATCCAGCAGGAACCGATGTTCAGCGGCAAGCCGCAGCTGCGGGTACATCCTGACGATCTGCAACGCGTTGAACAGACGCTGGGCCCGACGCTAGACCTGCACGGCTGGCGCCTGCTGGCCGACAGTTCGCTGCACCCGGGCGGCTGCAAACTGAGCGCGGAAGATGGCGATCTGGACGCCAGCGTGGCGACGCGCTGGCATGAACTGTGCCGCCTGGCGGCACCGGGAGAGCTGTAATGACCACACGTCT
This Mixta hanseatica DNA region includes the following protein-coding sequences:
- the fliH gene encoding flagellar assembly protein FliH — its product is MSDAFSSRPWQRWQPDDLTRFDQPAAEPQVEPELTFDVSEENDAFSPQSQLEQIQTQARLEAHAQGYAEGQQKGFNEGKQAGFDAGFQQGLAEAQQQQAPVQARMQQLVTEFQHTLEALDSVIASRLLQLALEAARQVIGQATAVDGSALLRQIQQMIQQEPMFSGKPQLRVHPDDLQRVEQTLGPTLDLHGWRLLADSSLHPGGCKLSAEDGDLDASVATRWHELCRLAAPGEL